CCGATTACTGGCGCCGAGTTTCTGCAGGATGGACGACACATGCTCCTTGACCGTTTGCTCGGTGACATTGAGCGCCATGGCAATCCGCTTATTAGGCAATCCCTTAAGCATCATCGCCAACACCTCGCCCTGGCGCCGGGTCAACCCCAGATCCGCCGGACTGATCAGCAGTTCCCGACGGGACCGGAGTATCGCCGCTGATGCCGGGTCCGCATCCGAGAACCAGGTTTTCCCCCGGCGCAACGCCTTCACGGCCCGGGCAAACGTCTCCGGCGATTCATTCTTATGAATGAAACCGTGAGCGCCGGCGTCCCGTGCCTGGGCATCGATACCAACACCATCGTCACCGCTCATGACCAACAGCCGGGTTGCGGGGCAATGATCGGATAATGCCTTTACCAGAGGCGGCGCCGCACCATCGGCGAGCCAGAAATCGATAATGACCAGGCTGGGCGCTCCGTTATCGGCGATCAACGCCATACAGGCGTCGCCATCCGCGACGCTGTGCACCGAACGGTAACCGCAGTGTGAGATCAGATATTCCGCGACACCACGCACCACCAAAGGGTGGTCATCCACCACCAGGGCATACTCGATGTTTCCCTTCCTTTCTTCCGGTTTCCCGTGAAGCCCTGCGTCCTCATTCATTCGCCGTTCCATCCTAGGTCATTGGCGACGGCTGAAAACCCTACCACGGTAGGGTGGTTCAGACCGGGCACCGGCGATAGCTTTCATTCACCCGGGGCCAACACTCTGGAAGCTGCGCCGGGAGCACATCGATACGCGTGCTCCCTTCCCCAAGAGCCATGGCAAAGCAGTCCGACGTTGCTGTCCCCATTTTACGACACCCGGCGTCGAAATCGGTACGGGTTCTCCACGTCGATGCCTATTTTTTCCAGTTGTCCGGAGGGCATGGCCACTCCGGATTTCTTCAATGAACAACGGTTAACAGTACGGAGACCGACAATGACACTTAAAGCCCTGGTTATCGCCTCCTCCGCCGCCTGTGCACTGGCTTTGTCCGTGAATGCCCAGGCCGGCTTTCTCGACAAAATGAACGACGCCCTGGACAAGACCTCCAACGCCATCAACAAGGTGCAGGAAACCTCCGACAAGGCCACCAACACCGTGCAAGGCACGGTGAAGTCCGTGCAGGATACCGGCCAGGCGGTCCAGGACACCAAGGATGACATGACTTCCATCGGCAAGAACGACGACTGATTGCCAATTCAAAGATGCATTAACAAGGACGCTGTTATGTTCAAACGTACCTTCACATTCCTTTTCGTTACGTTGTTTTCCATCACCCTGGCCGCCTGCGGTGGCGGTGGAGGAAGCAGCAGCGGCGGTGATAATGGTGGCGGCGACAATGGTGGGGGAGATGGTGACGGCGGTGGTGATGGCGGCGCCAGCACATACCATTACGAATTCCTGCCCGGGACTCAGTTCACCGACACGCAAATCATCAATATGGGCGCCGAAGGTTATGTGTTCCTGGGACCGGTGATTCTGGGTTCCAACGTGGATGAGGAGGGGCTGCTGTTCGGCCGCTATCAGGAAACCACCTACGAGTATCGGATCAATCCGCAACAGCCCACGCTGAGCCAGTTCGAGACCGAGGCCAATGTCCAAGGCCAGGCGGGTTTTGCCCTGAACGCGCCTTATGTCAATCTGTATGGCGACAGCACCACTCAGACCGTCTACATGCGCCAGCAAGGCGCCAACACCACCTACGAAACCAAGGTGACCCCGGGCCTTGCAACCAGCGCCGACGCTCTCATTGCCGCGGCCAATGACCTGGGTGATGAAGGCTATCTGCTGCTGGGCCCCATCAGGGACAGCAGCGGCAATGCCGGTTACCTGTGGCAACGTGCCGTCAACGGCACGGCACGTTACAACTACCGCTCGACGCCAGCCGACTTTGAAGAAACCGAAGAAGAGTTCCTCACCGCCATCTCCGAGCAAGGCAATCAGGGTTACCTCTGGCTTTATCCCTTTGCGTTCGTCAACACCAATGGCGCTGAGGAATTCGCCAACTTCTATATCAAGGACACCACCAGCCAGGCCACTTTCAGTTATGAGCTGACGCCGTCGGCGGACACCTATGCGGAAGTGGTGGCGGATGCCAATGCCAAAGGCGCGGAAGGCATCTACTTCTTCGGCTTCGTGACCTTTGTCAGCCATGATCCGGTCAACGATCCCACCGGTGAGCGGCTACTGTTCGTCACCGCGGAAAACTGCTCCGGCAGCCCGTTGTGTGCCTTTCCGACAAAGGTGCTCTGACCCGTAGTCGTTAAGCGACCGTTCTATTTACGGCCAAGGCCGCTTCCCACGGTGACGTTGCAGTTCCCGCCGTGGGAAGCGGCCTTGGCCGCGAAAACAACGCCAATCCATGTCTCCGGAGCCTGTCATCCGTCTTCCCCGGCGACGGGATCGCCGCACACCGGACAATGCGGGTCCTTGCGCGGTGCCAATTGCCGCCAGCTCAGGGCACGGCCATCGAAGACGTGAAGTTGCGGATCCACCGGCTTGCCGGTAAGCAAATGCATGGCCAGCAGTGCCTGCAGGGTGCCCACGGTACCCACCACCGGTCCCAGGATTCCCGCCTCACTGCACAGCAAATCGCCCTCGGTACCGTCACCAAACAAACAGGCGTAGCAGGGGCTGTCGGTTTGCCGCAGATCGAAAGCGGCGATTTGTCCTTCCAGACGAATCGCGGCGCCGCTCACCAGCGGTTTGCGATGACGCACGCAGGCGGCGTTGACCGCTTGCCGGGTAGCAAAGTTGTCGGTGCAATCCAACACCAGATCCACTTCCGGCAGTTGTTGATCAAGCCAGGCGGCATCGACACGGGCCACCACGGGGGTAACCGGCACATCAGGATTCAGCGAACGCAATTGCGCCGCCAGGGCAAGGGCCTTGTGCTCTCCCACCTGGTCAGCGCGGAAAGCCACCTGACGATGCAGATTGGAGACTTCCACGCGGTCGTCATCCACCAGCAGCAAACCGCCGACACCGGCGCCGGCCAGATACAGCGCCGCCGGATTGGCCAGACCGCCGCATCCCACCAGCAGCACCCGGGCGCGGCTCAACGCCTCCTGACCGTCCAGATCGAAGTCCGCCAGCAGCAGTTGACGGCTGTAGCGCATTAACTGGTCGTCGTTGAACATGATGTCTCCGCTTATCGCCGGCCCCACTTACCGATGGCCAAGAGTAACGCGATCCTGCCCTCCCAGATCGCGGAGCGTCTCCACTTCACGATACCCCCGCTCCGTCAACAGGGTGCGCACCGCCTCCCCCTGATCATAACCATGCTCCAGCACCAGCCAACCGCCTTCCACAAGACGCGTTATGGCCTGATCGGCAAGCACGCGAATATCCGCCAGCCCCCGTTCCGCCGCCACCAACGCGGTACGCGGTTCATGGCGGACATCGCCTTGCCCCAGATGCGGGTCTTCGGGATCGACATAAGGCGGATTGGATACGATCAGCTCAAACGGGCCTGGCAGCGCCGCCAGCCAGGTTCCGCCGACGACCGCGACTTCCGCGCCCAGAACCCGGGCATTGTCCTTCGCCATCCGCAGGGCAGCATCGCTGATATCCACCAGCAACACTGACCAGGCCGGCCTTTCCAACGCCAGAGTAATGCCGATGGCGCCGGTGCCCGTGCCCAGATCCACCGCCCGCAACGGCGATTCCGGCAGCCGTTCCAGTACGGCGTCAATCAGGGTTTCGGTGTCCGGACGTGGGATCAGAGTATCCGGGGTAACCTTGAACAACCGCCCATAGAACTCCCGCTCACCGACCAGATAAGCCACCGGCTCACCGGCTTCGCGGCGAGCCAGCAGTTCCAGGAAGCGCCGCTGCTGGGATTCGTTCAGGGTCCGTTCCGGCCAGGTGAACAGATAGGTGCGGGATTGGGCCAGCACATGGGCCAGCAGACACTCGGCATCCAGCGCCGCACTGGGCGAGGCCCGCAAACGGGAACGGGCCTCTCGCAACGCCTGGTCGATGCGCACCGGTTACTCCACGCCGCCGGCGCCCGCCAACGCCGCCAGTTGTTCCGCCTGATGTTCGGCGAGCAGCGCGTCCAGCACTTCGTCCATGTCACCGGCGACGATTTCGTTGAGACGGTACAGGGTCAGGTTGATGCGGTGATCGGTGAGGCGGCCCTGGGGGAAATTATAGGTGCGGATACGCTCGGAGCGGTCACCGGACCCCACCAGAGACTTGCGCTGGGCGGCCTGTTCCGCCTGGGAGGCGCTTTCACGGGCGTCCAGCAAACGTGCTTTCAGCAGGGACATGGCCTTGGCCTTGTTCTTGTGCTGACTGCGTTCGTCCTGGCATTCCACCACCACCCCGGTGGGCAAGTGGGTGATCCGTACCGCCGAGTCGGTAGTGTTGACGTGCTGGCCGCCGGCGCCGGAGGAACGGTAAGTGTCGATGCGCAAATCCTCGTTGCGGATCTCGATATCACCGGCCTCCTCGGCCTCCGCCATCACCGCCACGGTACAGGCGGAAGTATGGATACGACCCTGGGATTCGGTGGCGGGGACACGTTGCACCCGATGGGCACCGGATTCGAACTTGAGGCGGGAATAGACGCCGTCGCCCATCACCCGCGCGATCACCTCCTTATAGCCGCCGTGTTCGCCCTCGCTGGCGCTTACTGTTTCCACTTTCCAGCCACGCTGGTCGGCGTAGCGGGAGTACATGCGAAACAGATCGCCGGCGAACAAAGCCGCTTCATCACCGCCGGTGCCGGCGCGGATTTCCAGGTAAACCCCGGCGTTATCGCGGGGGTCCTTGGGCAGCATGGCCCGTTGCAGGTCGCTCTCCAGTTGCTCCAGACGCGCCTGCGCCTCGCGCACTTCTTCCTGGCCCATGGCACGCATTTCCGGGTCGCTGTCCTCGGTGAGCGCACGGGCGGTTTCCAGGTTCTCCTGGGTGGTTCGATATTCCCGGAATCCCTGCACCACCGGTTCCAGCTCCGCGTATTCCTTGGAATAGGCACGGAAGCGTTTCTGCTCGGCGATGACGTCCGGATCGGACAGCAAGCCGCTCAATTCCTCGAAACGTTCCGTCAATTTCTCGAGCTTGGCGCTCAGCGAAGCTTTCATAGAGGTTTCCGATGTTGAAAAAGAGGGATCGGGCGACGCGGCGTCAGGTCTGGTCGGGCTCGTCGCCGAGCAGCAGTTCCCGGGCGGTACGCAGATCCTCCACGCGACCTTCGGCGGCCATCCGCCGCAGTGACACGCTGGGCTGGTGCAGCCATTTGTTGACCAGGTTGTGCTTGAAGCGGCGTAATACGTCCTCCGGATCGGCGCCGTTCTGCAACTGCGACAATGCGCGTTCCAGTTCCTGGTCCGCCAGCATCCCACGCTGTTGCCGGTAATCGCGCAACACACCAGCGGCGCGTTGCTCACGGCGCGAACGA
This sequence is a window from Alloalcanivorax dieselolei B5. Protein-coding genes within it:
- the prmC gene encoding peptide chain release factor N(5)-glutamine methyltransferase → MRIDQALREARSRLRASPSAALDAECLLAHVLAQSRTYLFTWPERTLNESQQRRFLELLARREAGEPVAYLVGEREFYGRLFKVTPDTLIPRPDTETLIDAVLERLPESPLRAVDLGTGTGAIGITLALERPAWSVLLVDISDAALRMAKDNARVLGAEVAVVGGTWLAALPGPFELIVSNPPYVDPEDPHLGQGDVRHEPRTALVAAERGLADIRVLADQAITRLVEGGWLVLEHGYDQGEAVRTLLTERGYREVETLRDLGGQDRVTLGHR
- the prfA gene encoding peptide chain release factor 1 → MKASLSAKLEKLTERFEELSGLLSDPDVIAEQKRFRAYSKEYAELEPVVQGFREYRTTQENLETARALTEDSDPEMRAMGQEEVREAQARLEQLESDLQRAMLPKDPRDNAGVYLEIRAGTGGDEAALFAGDLFRMYSRYADQRGWKVETVSASEGEHGGYKEVIARVMGDGVYSRLKFESGAHRVQRVPATESQGRIHTSACTVAVMAEAEEAGDIEIRNEDLRIDTYRSSGAGGQHVNTTDSAVRITHLPTGVVVECQDERSQHKNKAKAMSLLKARLLDARESASQAEQAAQRKSLVGSGDRSERIRTYNFPQGRLTDHRINLTLYRLNEIVAGDMDEVLDALLAEHQAEQLAALAGAGGVE
- a CDS encoding HesA/MoeB/ThiF family protein; translated protein: MFNDDQLMRYSRQLLLADFDLDGQEALSRARVLLVGCGGLANPAALYLAGAGVGGLLLVDDDRVEVSNLHRQVAFRADQVGEHKALALAAQLRSLNPDVPVTPVVARVDAAWLDQQLPEVDLVLDCTDNFATRQAVNAACVRHRKPLVSGAAIRLEGQIAAFDLRQTDSPCYACLFGDGTEGDLLCSEAGILGPVVGTVGTLQALLAMHLLTGKPVDPQLHVFDGRALSWRQLAPRKDPHCPVCGDPVAGEDG
- a CDS encoding LuxR C-terminal-related transcriptional regulator; translated protein: MNEDAGLHGKPEERKGNIEYALVVDDHPLVVRGVAEYLISHCGYRSVHSVADGDACMALIADNGAPSLVIIDFWLADGAAPPLVKALSDHCPATRLLVMSGDDGVGIDAQARDAGAHGFIHKNESPETFARAVKALRRGKTWFSDADPASAAILRSRRELLISPADLGLTRRQGEVLAMMLKGLPNKRIAMALNVTEQTVKEHVSSILQKLGASNRVEAIALLHGRRLRL